The following are encoded in a window of Arvicanthis niloticus isolate mArvNil1 chromosome 1, mArvNil1.pat.X, whole genome shotgun sequence genomic DNA:
- the Rps11 gene encoding small ribosomal subunit protein uS17: MADIQTERAYQKQPTIFQNKKRVLLGETGKEKLPRYYKNIGLGFKTPKEAIEGTYIDKKCPFTGNVSIRGRILSGVVTKMKMQRTIVIRRDYLHYIRKYNRFEKRHKNMSVHLSPCFRDVQIGDIVTVGECRPLSKTVRFNVLKVTKAAGTKKQFQKF, from the exons ATGGCGGACATTCAG ACGGAGCGTGCTTACCAAAAGCAGCCTACAATCTTTCAAAACAAGAAGCGTGTTTTGCTGGGAGAAACTGGCAAGGAAAAACTCCCTCGGTACTACAAAAACATCGGTCTAGGATTCAAGACGCCCAAAGAG GCCATCGAGGGCACCTACATAGACAAGAAATGCCCCTTCACTGGCAATGTCTCCATCCGAGGTCGGATCCTGTCTG GTGTTGTGACAAAGATGAAGATGCAGAGGACCATTGTCATCCGCCGGGACTATCTCCATTACATCCGAAAATACAATCGCTTTGAGAAGCGTCACAAGAACATGTCTGTGCACCTGTCCCCCTGTTTCAG GGATGTACAGATTGGCGACATTGTCACTGTTGGAGAGTGCAGGCCCCTGAGCAAGACTGTCCGATTCAACGTGCTCAAGGTCACCAAGGCTGCTGGCACCAAGAAGCAGTTTCAGAAGTTCTAA